The DNA region ATTTGGAATGGTCTAAGCGTGTGGCCTATGTTCTTGGTTTCTCTTCACAAGGCTATTTGTTTGGTTTCTACGGTCTACTATATAATTAGGTCGTTCACTCTTTAAATTGCCAAAAAGAGCTTTTTATCATTTATGTATGGTCCGTTACAATTGATGTTGGTTAAAACCCTTGCAATTAGATTTGGCTTTGTTTCTCACCGACCATCCATTTTGTACAAATGGccacataaaaatgaaaaaaaaacttctcgTGGTCCTCGTGGATGACGGGTTTCGTTGCAGCAATACGTTGTTTGTTTCAGTATGATGCAGAGTACTTATCTATCaaaacatacaaataaaaatttagctTCTTTTCTCTTGTCCTTTTTACTTAACAATGATCATCCTTTAGTTCACACACCCCTAATGACCCATCATTGAATGAGTTTACACATTCATTGCTTTCTACTACTCGGACCCAGCAGAGTCATTATTCTCCAAGAAACGATGCTCTTTATTTCACAAATCAATCAAAAGATTCTCAAGTCAAAAAACTGACAATGGCTCTACATaaattggcaaaaaaaaaaattcatcaagAGATCCTCGCTTCCCTATATTATGAAAAGgaatgaaaacaaatatcaaaactaTAGAGTTTCTAACCTAAGAGAGGTTTCTGATCAATGGAAACCCGGTTTTGTTTCTCAACCGTTGGATTGTATAGTACAagtgcccaaaaaaaaaaaaaagaagtgtgATAAATACACTGAGTTCGTTTGCACCATGGCTGGGaatcaaaagtttttttttctaaatgtcTCTTAGAGACTCATGAGATGGTGAAAACACAGAGACCATTTACCTCTCTTGGGAGTGTCTTTTTAGCTCTCGGTCACCATGACTATTATGGCTACTTCCTTCTCGGCTTGTCTTGTGACCTTCTTCAACAATCTCACTGTTGTCGTTGTGTTGCCTCTTTCCTTCTCCTAACTGATTTTCACAAGGGCTTTCCATTTTCCGCTTCCGGCTAGGCAATGTCAAAGAAACATCATCAACCATTTCACCTTCCTCGGTATTGCCCACCAAGTTCTTTCCATCAAGAAGCTCGCCGTGTTCTCTATCCATATGATTGGTTTTGGAGTTCTTCTGGTTATCTTTGTCATCGTCAACAGCTAATTCAACATCTTCAAGTTCTCTCTCGATCAAATCATCCTCATCTATCACATCCTTTTTCCTCGTCCTTTCCCCTTGGAGCTTCTTAGCCTCTAGTTTAGCCTTCACCTTATCTCTAAGCAATTTTATGTCTTTCGGCGATTGGCTGACCGGAACATCACTTGTAATAACGCTTCTAGATTTATCACGAGCGACGCTATCATCCGGAGGACGTGCAACTATACTCTCTGTGTTGTCCTTCCCAGGTTCCTCAACTCCCGGTCTAGACTTATCGGCTGGATGGTTTTCTGTATGCTCGGTAATGACACTACCTGCCTCACCACTCCCATTATCTTTCCTCTGGTTTTCTGTAACTTTTGACGAGCCTCCATGACTATCTGATTTTGAATGTTCATGAGCTGGACGTGCTGATATTGCCCTAGAACCACCGTGATGACCCGATCCTCCACCGACACTACTTTCCACCTCGCTTCCTTGAGATGCAGGGACACGGTTTTGCTCATAGAGCTCAAGCATTTGGTTGCTAACATCTGAAGCATACAAAAAGGCACCAGCTCTTAGCAATTAACTCATATCCAGAAAAATGCATAAAGCTCAAACATAGAAAGTGAAAACAGTATCATAAATCATACTAGAGGTGGTAGTACTCTTACCCTCCAGTTGTCGAGGTGTGACATCAAATTCGTGCCACCAAGCCTTCTCTCCATCATTCGGTAATCTCACCTTAAGGAACTTGGCAGCAAGAAAAATTGCACCCGCTGCAATGTGGTGAGGCTTAAATTGCAGGCAGAGTGACGTCCGCAGACTGCAAGCATCTTTTCATTGTATGAAGACGAAAATACAAGGGCAGATAGATCTTAACTCAAGCTTTTGAAGAAAACAGACTATTAACGTACCCATCATTAACAAAATTCCATGCAACTTGGGCCAGAGCATTCTGTGCGACCTTAAATTTCTTTATGGCTTCAACTAATGGTTTATAAGGATGATAAACATTGAAGTCAAATCCTAATGTCGAAAGTACAATCTTTTCTCCGCTTAGTATAAGCTCTTTTTGTTGCTCATATACTTCCTGCAAATGTGAAATAAGTTCAGTACACACAATAGACATGTGAAATAAGTTCAGTACACACAATAGACGTAATAGATAAGGTGATCAACGAGACCTAACGAAAGGGTAGTGACACAAGAGGATTGTTAACAAACAACTAAAACTAGAATCTTAAGGTTAGTACAAAATCAATGCCGTCCGAAATAGAATATACAGGACAAAGGCCCAATCACTTATGACTGACTAAACATGAAGTAACGGAGATGAGAAAGGTTTAATAGTATTGGTACCTTTTGCTTGATTTTCTGTGCAGTAGCAGGATCCTTCTTGTGTATTATCTCGTAGGAGACAACAATAACATCTTTTAATGGCCTTGGAGTTTCTTCAACTTTTCCAGCAAGGAACATGCAGACTGTAGCAATTGTCTGGATGGAGAAAAGGGCTCAGTAATAATCACAACATACAAAACTGTTATGCTCTAGAAGGATACATCAGTACAAAGATTGTATGCAATATCGAAAAATATACAAAGCTTAATAATGTGCAACATTAACATGACAGAATTTTTTGCAGGAAACCAGTGTAAATTCACCTATTTCATCAGCGCTTCTGCTCTCTATAGTCTATATCTATATACAAAAGAAACTGGCAGAGACATTGAGACAATAATATCAAGGAGTCATATCTATGCTCCAAATTCATGCAAACAAAACTCCAGCAAACTAACTCAAACAACAAGAGTAGACCCCAATCTCATTCAGCAAGGTCATGTgcaaaaagtaaaaacatacTCACCCTTCTGTCATTCCTAGCATGTGACTGGCGAATGAAGAACCGATGGCAGAAGATTATTGATGTAGCTATTGTAATCTGAGGACTATAAGAGAAAACTATATCAGTCGGATTCACTGAGAGAGAGCCAAAAGCCAACTAACAGTGCAGATGAAACCATGTCTACATGAacaattcacaaaaaaaaatggtgtaAACCACTATCAATAAGTTTTGCAAAGCGATTTAAAGACTAGTGAGATATGTAACACAAGGAGAAGGCACCCGCTTCACCCTTCTGTTTGCCAAATGCCAATAGCTTCAACTATATTACTCATGTCCTAAAATGAACTCAACCGAATCAAATTCTACAAATTTAAGACCTTTTAATCCTACAAAACCTACATGTAAGGGAATCAACGCAATCTGAAAGCAAGATGCAGTCAATTATAACTATTACAGGAACTATCATGTGCTAGACCAAGCTCTCCAGAATTTATCAAATGCacaacgaaaaaaaaaaaaaaaaaactgaaaggCAATCAGATGAGAAGAAGCAATATACTTACACTTTCAATCTCATGCCCAAGTCCTGCAAAAACGTACAGTAAGACTTGCGGAGGTACGTTTCCTTCTTCAAGTCAATACCATCCAACCTCGACGGGGAGTTTTCTTCTATTTCTTTCCTTCCAAAATACCAGCGGGAACCCTCTTCTTGGTTTTCATTGGAGTTCCTGGAGTAGGAGGAAACGCCACTCTCATTGTATGAACATTCTCCACCCAATACTCCAGCCATTGCTACCCTTGTCAAAACCCCCCAATCTacacaaaatcaaaaccaaaaaaacaaaaaattgcgTATTCAATTTCATACTCTGAGCTCGAAAGGGTATTACAAATCTGAGATTTGCTCACCTGCTCAAAGTTGTGTTCTGGGCAGCTGAAGTATGATAACAGCTTAGAGGGTCTTAGTATCTGCGTGAAAGATTTGTATTTGAATAAGAAAGGTAAGCGCTTTAATGGAATCGAAACCCTAAATTACGAACAGTAATTGGTTcgacctaaaccctaaattacgAAACTAGATCGAGAAAAGAACGTAAGAGTAGATCTGAGAGATGCAATCGTTCACGGAAGAAATCGAACGGAGAAGAGAAACCCTAAtcgagaaagaagaagagattggAATTCGTTGCTAACGTACCGGTTTGATCGGGTTCTTTCGATTCGCGAATTGAATTGAAGAGGGAGCTAATCGCGTAGAAGAGGTGCGTGCGTTCGTCAAGCCGTAACCCTAGAGACTCGAAAGTAATAAGGAagaaaggatttttttttttttaacgaatATCCCGATTTACAAGGGGggagatatatcatatatgtgacTCTTTTAGTTAAGGAAGACATTTTGGgcataaaataaaatcttttgagAATTAAGGGATGAAGAAAGGAAATTTAATTTGTGGAAGTTGGCATCGTCATCCATTAAAGTTTTTAGTGATATCTTAAacaacaattttaaatataagttatttattttattttcttgaaaaaaaaaaacagtataagagaacattttttttcttgtaattaTCATGAATTAGAAAAATCGACAGCtacatatctttttttaaaaacactctaagagttctttttctttactttttataagatagtttaaaaatatttttactattattttagcATCTTCATTAgttagatattttaataatatatctgattaaaaatattaatatctcAGATATAactaatgttattttaaaaggaaaaaaactaaatgaatGTATAAAAGTAagtgttttgaaatttttcttggatttctacaaaaaaaaaatatattcaaaaattattcttatccttttatatatattctttatcgtgatatattatttattgtgatgtattgatttttgttaacttttaaaattgaaaaagttaCGATTTACGTGGGCTCACTTTAATTAATTGGCCCCAGTTGAGAACATATTCAACTCAGATAAACTACAACTCACTAAACGAATCAAAAGATCCcccaaaacaaatcaaataggagataaaaaaaaaaacatggatcAAACAAATCCTAATTTTCACTTTCAATGTTCAACAGAGCAGacataaaataaagtttggACATTTCACAATGATGATTATAGGAGACAAACTTCCCTTGTTCCACTATActtttcctaaatctaaatGCATAGCATTCATAtacaataatcataaaacatatCATACAGGACTCACCTAAGCACTGGTTGTTTCACTACTTACATCTGCATAATCATTTGTCCTCAGCTTCTTAAAAAGAATCAGAGTTTGCAATTCCTCAAGCAGAATGAGACTACTCTGAGCTGTACCATTCAGCAAGGATTACGGGTTagttaacttttctttttttggacaAACGGGTTAGTTAACTTATGTACAAGCATGTCCACATCGTTTGAGGTCCAATTCTCAGCCGCACGGGTTAGTTAACTTATGTAAAAGCATGTCCACATCGTTTGAGGTCTAATTCTCAGCCTACGATTAGCAACTCTTCCAGTAATCAACGGCTCATAACAGCTTTATCATAATCAGTCCCATCGGTCTCCTAATCAAGAAAACGACCACGTTAGTGCATTTTTGACTTGGTCTTGTTTCATGTGTTATTTCACTGTTCACATAGTCAAAAGCACTTGATATACTAAGGAAATTTCAGTTGTTTTTGTCTAGTTCTTTAGGTCTATGTCTGGCCCAATATTTGGAAAAAACATTAGACACAAATGTGGTGTGAACATAATAAAGAAGAACACTAATTATAAGTAGACATATAAAATCTTATCAAACCTTAGCAACTGCGCATGGTAAGTGGAAATTCCCCATCATCTCAAAGCTTCACCATCACAATCTTTCTTCTGTTTCTCagaaaacatcaagaacaaaaaATCATGCAAAAGACATATCAGACAGAAGACAACAATGTTGTGGAGATTGCAAAGCTATTAGTTTCATCATACTAAAAGGAAACAAGAAATAGTGTTAGCTAGTCTCTTACCTCTAATATCAAAGAGCCGAATTTGCCATTGTATCAAAACCAAAACCTATTCCTGATGCATAAAAAGaaccaaattaaaagaaaacataaataataaacttGTACATCAGCAAGTCAATACCTTCTCTTGTTCAGATAAAGAATCATATGCTCACATCATTCTGAAGCCTTGCGCTAGCAGATGCTGAAgtacttgaagaagaagcatcGGTTCTGCTTTTGTTGAACCTGATGACTCGCCTCCCTCCGATCACCTCTAGTTCTATCTCGGTTACAACAAAAACCTGTCTGCAGTTTGGACAAGATAAGGTCCCATTACGATAAGCACTATCACTCCCAAATTGACAATAAGTGTTGCATCTATCGCACCTTGTCCAAAAGGTACTGGCTTCCACATAACTCCATGAAAAATCTGGCTCACGCTTATATTGAGCCTTATCCCATGTAAAATCAGGCTCAGTCTCAGTCTCAGGGTCAGACTCGGACTCGTACTCATACTCATGTTTTGGCTGATTCCTCTGTGAAAAGTCTGGCTTGTGTCGCTTTGGTTCTTTCTGCTGCATTCCACTATTTACATCTTTTGATTTCCTCTTCAGATCATAAGAAAATCTCTGAGCCTTATCAGATAACAGACACCAAGCTTCTGAGATCAACTTAAACGCCTCTGTTGCGCCAGTAAACTTGTTCTTATCGGGATGAAGCAAAAGAGCTAGCTTCTTGTACTGTTTCTTGATAGCTTCATCATTAGCCAAAGGCTCAACACCAAGAACTCCATACCAATCAGCTTCTCCTTTTCTGTTTGATGCAGAGATGTAGACATCGATCATCATCGACACTTGTTTCAATCCATCAAGCTTTGGATACAGATTCTGAGCTTTGTCAACGAATTTCTTGGCTCCTACGTAATCGTTCTCTGAGATTTTCCTCTCGGCAATACCTATTGATTTTATAGCTTTATCTTTGCTACTTTCCATGTTACTTGATTCCCAAATCCCAGTACTAGTTAGCCCTAAATCTGGTTTGGATTGTTCCCCAAGTAACTAGCCCTAAGAGCCTAGAGACGAGCTGCGAGAGGGTAAGAGAAGGGAATAATAGAGAAACAACAATAAAGGGCGACTCTCGTATCTCTTTATATAATTGattttctgtctttttttttctttgacaaaaaggaaaattataatttagtgAAAATTTGTTGAAAAGAAAATTCTAGTGAAAATCTACTTTGTGActttttaacttatttttacAACCTTAGAACATAAATAATTTAGTTATGGTGTGAAGTGTGAACTGAtcatatatctctctctctcgttggCCTTGTTGATGCTGTAAGGGGTTCTACTGCTATCACAGTTTAGATTAATGTTGCTAGGCCACAGTTATTCATACATAAACACAATCTTGTGCAAGTGATCATTGCTTACAAGCTATTTTTGACAAGGACTGCAGGTTCAGAGATTGCCAAGGTATATAAGTATATAGTGTAGTGATCTActtgttatttgtttttcattttctttgagTTGTTTAAGTTGTCATTCGTTCGTTCTGACTGTGGAAAAATTGCAGGTGCAGGCACGTCACGTGGTTAACAACTACTACACACACTGGGAGGTGAAGAGCCCAACCATCAACAACAGTCAAGGAAATAGTTATCCTGTTCCTATGGAGTATGGACCGTTTTGTTTTACCGAGGAGGTGATCAGTTTCATAAgcctttgttttggttaaacaGACTAAGAAGTTGTATTGTtacgtatatatatagttcTCTTATACTTGTGGACCACCAGATGAAGAAAAGAGTAGAGATAGATATGCAAGTGAATGGAAGAAGTGTAATCGGAGGTCAGAAGGAGATTCAGCTAGCTATCGACGACGTACGAGACTCCAGCATAACAGCTAGCTAAGGCATCTGCAATGATCCGCACTATAGCCTCTACTGCAGGAGCACTAGGTTTCCTCAAAGGAAGACCTTTCTAGCATTCTCTATCTCTCTATACCCCCATAGTAACTAATCTTTAATCCTTAACCCTATCTCATGTTATCCTTGCTCTGAACGTTACAAGTTGGGGAATTTTCTTTACTCATATTGGATCCATCTCGTAACGTCTTCTGTGAGATTACATGAGAAGCTTTACCCACAGGGTGTTCTCTGATAAGTGCATTCTGTGATCAAATACGGAAACTCATGTGAGACACTATACATCATCCCTCTAATGTACTTCAAGCCTTTTGTGTCGGATATGGGTTTCTCCGAAACATACAACTACTGATTGATTATCTCTGCTAATCtcttggtaaaaaaaaaagctaccACATTCTTAGTTCTTAACAGAACCATATACAGATTCTAAACAATTTTCAATTTAAAGAAAAGCTGACAAGAACTGAGAGAGtggaaaaagaaatatatttgttagcATTAGTAAACCTGAGACAACTAGTGATACGTACAGTAGCAACTTTGATTAATCAACTTCATGTATTACTAAAAGATTTACAAAAAATAGTTCAACAGAAACATACATACAAAAAAATTCAGGATTCTACAACTTCTGTGATCTCATTACTTCTTATCTCACACCTGTCCATCCGCTTCTTGAAAAAAGCctatgcgcttcatgagtagAGTTCAGATCCTCAAATCTAGAGCACGGAGTTCTCGGCATTGAGCTTCGAGCATCACTTGTGCTTGATCCGCTTGTTCCCTGAGGCTTAGGcttgggaggaggaggaggagggaacCTGATGAACGGCTTCCCGTTGAGCATCTCCGGAAACTTCTCCGTCGCCACGAAAACCCTACTGCAAAACGGACAAGGCGAGTCCTTGTCGAGACGATCAGCTCTCACGTGCTCAGAGTACGTCAAGCAGTGCGTGCACATCGTCCAAAACGTACGAGGAGGACCGAACCTGATGAACGGCTTCCCGTTGACCATCTCCGGAAACTTCTCCGTCGCCACGAAAACCCCTCGGCAGAAGGGACAGAACGAGTTCCTGTCGAGATAGTAAGCTCTCACGTGCTCGGAGTAGGTCGAGCAGTGTGTGCACATCGTCCAAAACGTGCTACTAACTTTCTTCTTTTTCGAAGACGCTTCTTTCTCCTTGCCAGCTGGCGGCTCCTGAcgttctctcttttcttttttcttgaaaCTTCTCTCTGCCCTAGGAGGAGGCTTTGGTTCactctttttctctttcctcTTCCTCTTATGATCATAAGCGACTCTCTTGTCCTTGTCAGATAACAGAGACCAAGCATGTAAAACCAGCTTAAACGCGCCTTCCGCTCCGTTAAACCTGTTCTTGTCGGGATGAAGCAAAAGAGCAAGCTTCTTGTACTGTTTCTTGAGAGTTTCTTCTTCGGCTAGAGGATCTACACCGAGAACGCCGTACCAGTCCGATTCGCTTCCGTTGGTTTTGTTCGATGCGGAGACGTAAACGTCGATCATCGTCGAGATCTGTTCCAAACCGTCGAGGGTTGGGTACAGAGTCTTGGCTTTGCTAGCGAATCTCTTGGCGCCGTTGTGATCGTTCTGTGAAAGCTTCGTCTCTGCTATTTGAATCGCTTTTCTCGCGTCTTCTTTATTGCACTCCATCGTTGTCGTCTgcgagcgagagagagagattagggttttttttttcttttaactacgagagattagggtttttaatcgacgggagatgatgatgaagaagatgaagataagAAAACAGATGTGCAAATAGAACAAGGGGAcctatatttatagattttgatttttttttttccgagtAGCGTGTTCTTGACGCAGATCTCTTCtgacaaagaaaaaaggaaattatgAATTAGTAAAAAGGAAATCGATTGTTattaagagcatctttatcctTGCAACTCATTATGGGTTGCTAAGTAATATTTTAGTAGTAAATTATGGTAAGAGACTTGGGTAAGCAATTTCATTATTTTGCTCCTCTATTGCTAGTCTCTTATTTTTGGttgcttaaatttttttaacaatttttattaaaattaaaaaaagttttatttcataaacagaataaaagataacattttaaacataattttttttaaaaaaacatgaaacaaaatattagtaaaataaacaaaagaagcaTCCGAGCTTAGTTGTTGTCATATTCATGCCCAAATTTACGCCATATATGTTCAACCAAATCATGTTTCAGTTATTGATGCGTTGTTTGATCACGAATTCTTGCTTCTGCAACCATCCTATGGGCCACACCATTTCTGTGATCTCTATCGAAATTGCCATCGACATGTGAGCTTCCATTATCTTCTCCTTCGATAAACTCTTCAACATTATACTGAGTGTATGTACTTCGTTCATTTTCTACTATCATATTATGAAGTATGATACACGCTCTCATAATCTTTCCGATTTTATCTTTATCCCAGAACAGCACCGGATTTTTAACAATGGCAAAGCGAGCTTGCAGGACTCCAAAAGCACGCTCGACATCTTTTCGGACACCTTCTTGTTTTTTAGCAAATAAAATTGCTTTCGGCACTTGTGGTAAACGAATAGATTGGATAAAAGTAGCCCATTTTGGATAAATACCATCGGTGAGATAGTAAGCCATATGATACTGTCTTCCATTGACAGAGAAAGTGACTTGCGGAGCATAACCTTGAATtatgtcatcaaaaacaggtgatTGATCAAGCACATTAATATCATTGCATGTACCTGGAGGTCCAAAAAATGCATGCCATATCCAGAGATCGTATGAAGCAACCGCTTCTAAAACGATCGTTGGTTTATCTGAACCACGAGAATATTGCCCTTTCCAAGCGGTTGGACAATTCTTCCACTCCCAgtgcatacagtcgatgcttcCTATCATTCCGGGAAAACCTCGATACTCTCCAACAGCAAGTAGACGTTCTAGATCAGCCGGTGTTGGTCTTCTTAAGTACTCATCGCCGAACAAATTGATTATGCCTTCCACAAAATTTTCTACACATAACCGAGTTGTTGCTTCACCGAGCCGGAGGTATTCGTCAACCATATCACCCGCAGAACCATATGCCAAGACACGAATGGCTGCAGTACACTTTTGTAAGGGGGAGAGACTAATCCTTCCGAGACCATCTCTCTTTTTCCGAAAATATTGAACTTCGTTGGAGAATCGATCAACAATGCTCATGAACAGTGGCTTGTTCATTCTAAAACGTCGTCGGAAGGTATCTTCTTGATACGTTGGAGTTTCGCTGAAATAATCATTCCATAATCTTCAATGCCCTTCTTCACGATTTCTTTCGATATAAGCTCGTTTTCTTCTTTGTCTACTTGGTTGTTGTTGAAGAGCAATGGTAAATCTCTCAAAGGTTTGATCAAAATATTGATCAAATGCATCATCAAATGCATCATCAAATGCATCATCTCGTGTATCATCAGAATTACTTTGAGAGGAAGATGTCATACTTGTGATtgaaaagagtttttttttttggaaataaaagTCTTGGTTTGGTGATGAATTAAAAAGGCAGAGTGATGAAACACAAAATGAAACGAGATGAAGGGAGAAAGGGAGAGAAAGGGAGAAAGGTTGATGATACAAGAAGAAATGCTGATACTTTATAGtacaagagagaaagggaaacATAATATTACAAGAGTCCGTGAACAAGAGAGTCCGTGAAACAAGATTACAAAAGAtgttaaataaaaacaacaaaaactacAAGAGAAAAGTTGGTGAAACACAAACACCACAAGAGTACAAGAGACATGTGAAAAAAAACAGGtgaaacaaacaacaacaacaagattTAAAACACTCCGTGACAAGTCCCTCCAATGCTCCAATGCTACAAGTGACGCCTGAAACaaacaagaacaacaagaacaatTAGAAACCGCAACGAGTTCATGAAACACAGCAACCACAAGAACAATTACAAACCATTAGAACTAATAGTTAACCTACTTAGAGCCCAAGCatgagcttcttcttcatttctcttTCCTCATCATCTAGTGGTTCTTTCTTTCCATAGAGTTTGTCAAGTAACCTCAACTTCACTACTCTCTCCTTGCGAACCAAGTCCTCTTTCTTCAACTCCCACATAGTCTGAAAATCAGACACCTCCTTTCCTTCGGCCATCTGCTTTTTCTTCCCACGGGCTGCTGCTTTTGCTGCCTTAACACCTGGGGGCCGCTTCATTCTGTCATCATCTACATCAACAGATGAGCTTGCTGAATGAGAACCATCACCAAACTTCTTCCTTTTGTTGCCGCCTTCAATGCTACACCATTTCTGGTCATAGCGAAGCTCCCTCCACGCGTGTTCAAGGGTAAACTTCTTTTTGTGGTTGTTGAGGAAGATCGCGTGAGCATGTTTGATAACATCAACCTCATTTTGGCCGCTTGTCTTCTCTCTTGTTGCAGCTTCATACGCCCCACTGAACTTGGAAACTTGATCATTGATCTTCTGCCAATGGTGCTTGCACTGGTTTTTATGTCTCTCCTCACCGCGTGCAATGTTCGGACTTGCCGCATACAAGTCCGCAATCCTCTGCCAGAAAGCACCCGAACATTGCTCATTCCCTACTATAGGATCTTTGCTCGTGTTTAACCAGGCGGAGATAAGCACAACATCATCTGAATGCGTCCAGGCTCTTCTTTCTTTACGCTCTGTTCCCTTCTCTACACCAAAGCTGGAAGCATCACTAAACGGAGAGGAAACTGCTTGACTGCCGAAGAGAGGAAACTGTGATGAACTTGGTTCGAGACTGCCATCTACTAAACGGAAGACACTGTCTTCTTGGCTATTAAGAAGCTCAACAAGACTCGCTGCCTCAGCGTATGGAGTAG from Raphanus sativus cultivar WK10039 chromosome 8, ASM80110v3, whole genome shotgun sequence includes:
- the LOC108822623 gene encoding cyclin-T1-4, which produces MAGVLGGECSYNESGVSSYSRNSNENQEEGSRWYFGRKEIEENSPSRLDGIDLKKETYLRKSYCTFLQDLGMRLKVPQITIATSIIFCHRFFIRQSHARNDRRTIATVCMFLAGKVEETPRPLKDVIVVSYEIIHKKDPATAQKIKQKEVYEQQKELILSGEKIVLSTLGFDFNVYHPYKPLVEAIKKFKVAQNALAQVAWNFVNDGLRTSLCLQFKPHHIAAGAIFLAAKFLKVRLPNDGEKAWWHEFDVTPRQLEDVSNQMLELYEQNRVPASQGSEVESSVGGGSGHHGGSRAISARPAHEHSKSDSHGGSSKVTENQRKDNGSGEAGSVITEHTENHPADKSRPGVEEPGKDNTESIVARPPDDSVARDKSRSVITSDVPVSQSPKDIKLLRDKVKAKLEAKKLQGERTRKKDVIDEDDLIERELEDVELAVDDDKDNQKNSKTNHMDREHGELLDGKNLVGNTEEGEMVDDVSLTLPSRKRKMESPCENQLGEGKRQHNDNSEIVEEGHKTSREGSSHNSHGDRELKRHSQER
- the LOC108820026 gene encoding chaperone protein dnaJ 49-like isoform X2, with protein sequence MESSKDKAIKSIGIAERKISENDYVGAKKFVDKAQNLYPKLDGLKQVSMMIDVYISASNRKGEADWYGVLGVEPLANDEAIKKQYKKLALLLHPDKNKFTGATEAFKLISEAWCLLSDKAQRFSYDLKRKSKDVNSGMQQKEPKRHKPDFSQRNQPKHEYEYESESDPETETEPDFTWDKAQYKREPDFSWSYVEASTFWTRCDRCNTYCQFGSDSAYRNGTLSCPNCRQVFVVTEIELEVIGGRRVIRFNKSRTDASSSSTSASASARLQNDE
- the LOC108820026 gene encoding uncharacterized protein LOC108820026 isoform X3, with amino-acid sequence MESSKDKAIKSIGIAERKISENDYVGAKKFVDKAQNLYPKLDGLKQVSMMIDVYISASNRKGEADWYGVLGVEPLANDEAIKKQYKKLALLLHPDKNKFTGATEAFKLISEAWCLLSDKAQRFSYDLKRKSKDVNSGMQQKEPKRHKPDFSQRNQPKHEYEYESESDPETETEPDFTWDKAQYKREPDFSWSYVEASTFWTRQVFVVTEIELEVIGGRRVIRFNKSRTDASSSSTSASASARLQNDVSI
- the LOC108820026 gene encoding chaperone protein dnaJ 49-like isoform X1, with the translated sequence MESSKDKAIKSIGIAERKISENDYVGAKKFVDKAQNLYPKLDGLKQVSMMIDVYISASNRKGEADWYGVLGVEPLANDEAIKKQYKKLALLLHPDKNKFTGATEAFKLISEAWCLLSDKAQRFSYDLKRKSKDVNSGMQQKEPKRHKPDFSQRNQPKHEYEYESESDPETETEPDFTWDKAQYKREPDFSWSYVEASTFWTRCDRCNTYCQFGSDSAYRNGTLSCPNCRQVFVVTEIELEVIGGRRVIRFNKSRTDASSSSTSASASARLQNDVSI
- the LOC108821083 gene encoding uncharacterized protein LOC108821083, producing MECNKEDARKAIQIAETKLSQNDHNGAKRFASKAKTLYPTLDGLEQISTMIDVYVSASNKTNGSESDWYGVLGVDPLAEEETLKKQYKKLALLLHPDKNRFNGAEGAFKLVLHAWSLLSDKDKRVAYDHKRKRKEKKSEPKPPPRAERSFKKKEKRERQEPPAGKEKEASSKKKKVSSTFWTMCTHCSTYSEHVRAYYLDRNSFCPFCRGVFVATEKFPEMVNGKPFIRFGPPRTFWTMCTHCLTYSEHVRADRLDKDSPCPFCSRVFVATEKFPEMLNGKPFIRFPPPPPPKPKPQGTSGSSTSDARSSMPRTPCSRFEDLNSTHEAHRLFSRSGWTGVR
- the LOC108836391 gene encoding uncharacterized protein LOC108836391 — encoded protein: MNKPLFMSIVDRFSNEVQYFRKKRDGLGRISLSPLQKCTAAIRVLAYGSAGDMVDEYLRLGEATTRLCVENFVEGIINLFGDEYLRRPTPADLERLLAVGEYRGFPGMIGSIDCMHWEWKNCPTAWKGQYSRGSDKPTIVLEAVASYDLWIWHAFFGPPGTCNDINVLDQSPVFDDIIQGYAPQVTFSVNGRQYHMAYYLTDGIYPKWATFIQSIRLPQVPKAILFAKKQEGVRKDVERAFGVLQARFAIVKNPVLFWDKDKIGKIMRACIILHNMIVENERSTYTQYNVEEFIEGEDNGSSHVDGNFDRDHRNGVAHRMVAEARIRDQTTHQ
- the LOC108836390 gene encoding glutathione S-transferase T3-like, producing the protein MDSTPYAEAASLVELLNSQEDSVFRLVDGSLEPSSSQFPLFGSQAVSSPFSDASSFGVEKGTERKERRAWTHSDDVVLISAWLNTSKDPIVGNEQCSGAFWQRIADLYAASPNIARGEERHKNQCKHHWQKINDQVSKFSGAYEAATREKTSGQNEVDVIKHAHAIFLNNHKKKFTLEHAWRELRYDQKWCSIEGGNKRKKFGDGSHSASSSVDVDDDRMKRPPGVKAAKAAARGKKKQMAEGKEVSDFQTMWELKKEDLVRKERVVKLRLLDKLYGKKEPLDDEEREMKKKLMLGL